The genome window ATCCTCACCCTACCAAGCAAGTGTTATTTTCTTACCAATCTTAGTTTCACTTGTTTATTCAACCCATTACCAATTTGGTGATGATAATTTTACTCAGTTATTGATCCCAAACTGGAAAGTTCGTCTTACTGGGTTTATTGCAAGTTCGGTTGTTTTATCGATACTTTCTACTTTAGTATTATCTATAGTAAATGCTATTATCTTACTCATTTTTCTAGATTCTACTTTAAAGAATTATTTAGAATTTACATTGTTCTTAGATGTCACGGTAAGAGTTATGATATTTGCAATCGTTCTTACTTTATTAGCTTTACTTTTCGTAATAGTAACGAAAAAATCAATGACTTCATTAATTGCAGACGTTTTGTTATTGGTAATCACTTTATCAGGTATTCTAAGAGGAATTTCTTCTAAAATAGAAAATCTCTTGCCTTTGATTGGAGCAAAGGCATTTGCTTTTGGCCGAATTGAAGGGATTCAAACGAGCCAATTTTATGGATTTACACTTTTAGTAGTAGAAGGAATCTTGTTCTTGGTATTCATAATGCTTGTAGAAATGATTCGAATGAGGAGGAAGAATGGCAAGAATATTTTTTAGTCTTATCGTCAAAAAATATAGTTTAAAACCCGTAAAGTACCAGATAGCTATACAGTCACTTTTGATAGGTTTTGTGTGTCTCTTAGGTGTTTTACCAGTTTCAATCAATGATACTGTTGTACAATTATCTATAAAGCAAGCTCTTGTTTTTGCGTCAATGCTCTCTGTTAGTATTGGGTGTGTTAATGCATTTGTTGAGTTACAATCACACGAAACAAAACTGGTTTATTTGGTAAGTGGAAAAAGGATCTTAAGTTCAATTCGGATCCTGTTCGTAGAATTATGTGATGTAGTACTACAATCAACCTTGTATTTCATTGTACTGCTTGTATGGTTTCATTTTTTTAGTAGCGAAAATGGTGTCAGTTTAGAACTTTTCAGTTTCTATTTGATTGGCTCCATCCAATATTTTTTAATTTCTTACTGCTTAAGTTATTTTTTCAAAAGTCCAATGGGGAGTTTAGCTATTTTGCTGCTATTTCCTATTTTGGTACAACCATTCATAGAAAGAGTAGCGGAACCATTGACTAGTTATCTATTTTATAATATTATTGCGGAAACAATATTAGGGAGAGTTTCCTCTTTGCAACTCTGTACTTACGTTATTGGACTTGTATGCTCACTTGGAGCAACTCTCTACCTCTTAGTAAGGAATCAAGAAGTTAAGTAGTAAATTGATTTCGTAAAAATGATACCGATGAGCAAACCTTGCTAATTTTGTATATCATGGACACTGATGTTTATTACGTATTGCATGGTTTTAGAATAAAAGACAAGACTTTCGAAGTAATTGCGAGAGTCTTGTTTAGTTTTTATGCTAATGCGTGTCCAATTAATTAGATTGTAATTCGCTCATGTACCAATTTAATGGATCGTTCTGTAACCTGTTGTCTTCTCTCTTCATTCCTCATCACAGAGAATTCTGGTGATTTATGGTAAAATAAGGTCTATATATGTGAGGACAAAGAGATGATTAATCGAATTACAGATAACAAATTTAAACTAGTATCCAAATACCAACCGTCTGGGGATCAACCGCAGGCCATCGAGCAGTTGGTAGATAACATCGAGGGTGGTGAGAAGGCGCAAATCCTGATGGGAGCGACTGGTACGGGGAAGACCTACACTATGAGTCAGGTCATTGCCCAGGTCAATAAGCCGACCTTGGTCATCGCCCACAATAAAACGCTAGCGGGCCAGCTCTATGGGGAGTTCAAGGAATTTTTCCCTGAAAATGCGGTCGAGTACTTCGTATCTTACTACGATTACTACCAGCCTGAAGCCTATGTGCCATCAAGCGATACCTATATCGAAAAGGATAGTTCGGTCAATGATGAGATTGACAAGCTTCGTCACTCAGCAACCTCAGCTCTTTTAGAACGAAATGACGTCATTGTCGTTGCGTCTGTTTCTTGTATCTATGGTTTGGGTTCGCCTAAGGAATATGCTGACAGCGTAGTGAGCTTGCGTCCAGGTCTCGAAATTTCTCGTGATAAACTGCTGAACGACTTGGTGGACATACAGTTTGAGCGCAATGACATCGACTTTCAACGGGGAAAATTCCGTGTCCGTGGGGATGTGGTGGAGATTTTCCCAGCCTCTCGTGATGAGCATGCCTTTCGAGTAGAGTTTTTCGGAGACGAGATTGACCGTATCCGTGAAGTTGAAGCTCTAACTGGTCAAGTTCTCGGTGAAGTGGACCATTTGGCGATTTTTCCAGCCACTCACTTTGTGACCAATGACGACCATATGGAAGTGGCCATTGCCAAGATTCAGGCTGAACTGGAAGAGCAGTTAAAGGTCTTTGAAAAAGAAGGCAAGCTCTTGGAAGCCCAACGCCTGAAGCAACGGACCGAGTACGACATTGAAATGTTGCGAGAGATGGGCTACACCAATGGGGTGGAAAACTACTCCCGTCATATGGACGGACGGAGTGAAGGTGAGCCACCTTATACCCTTCTTGACTTCTTCCCAGAAGATTTTCTTATTATGATTGACGAAAGCCACATGACCATGGGGCAAATCAAGGGCATGTACAACGGAGACCGCTCGCGCAAGGAGATGTTGGTCAACTATGGCTTCCGTTTGCCATCTGCTTTGGATAACCGGCCTCTGCGTCGTGAAGAGTTTGAAAGCCACGTCCACCAGATTGTCTATGTCTCTGCGACACCAGGTGACTATGAGATGGAACAAACGGACACTATCATCGAGCAAATCATTCGTCCGACAGGTCTTCTGGATCCTGAGGTGGAAGTACGCCCGACTATGGGGCAAATGGATGATCTCCTGGGTGAGATCAATGCGCGTGTGGAACGTGGAGAGCGGACCTTTGTTACGACCTTGACTAAGAAGATGGCAGAAGATTTGACGGATTACTTTAAGGAAATGGGTGTCAAGGTCAAATACATGCACTCGGATATTAAGACCTTGGAGCGGACGGAGATTATTCGTGATTTGCGTTTGGGCGTCTTTGATGTCTTGGTCGGAATCAACCTCCTTCGGGAAGGGATTGACGTACCAGAAGTTAGTCTGGTGGCCATTCTCGATGCGGACAAGGAAGGTTTTCTCCGCAATGAACGCGGACTCATCCAGACTATCGGTCGTGCAGCCCGTAATAGCGAAGGTCATGTCATCATGTATGCGGACACCATGACCCAGTCTATGCAACGTGCGATTGATGAAACAGCCCGGCGTCGTCAGATCCAGATGGCCTATAATGAAGAGCATGGCATTGTGCCACAAACCATCAAAAAGGAAATCCGTGATCTCATCTCTGTTACCAAGGCGGTGGCCAAAGAAGAGGACAAGGAAGTGGATATCACCAGTCTCAACCGCCAAGAGCGTAAGGAACTGGTCAAGAAACTGCAAGGTCAAATGCAAGAAGCCGTGGAAGTGCTTGATTTCGAACTGGCAGCACAGATCCGCGATATGATGTTGGAAGTCAAGGCCTTGGATTGAGGGATAAATATGATCGATTTAAGAAAACTAATAGAAGAAGATTTGGTGCCTTTGTGGGAAATTGCTTATTCACAATCTAATCCAATTTGGAAGCAGTATGACGCTCCCTATTATGACGATTATCAGTATTTTCCTAATTTTCAAGAATTTAAACTACAAAAATTAGAATCCACTCTAAACAACTCAAATCGCCTTGGTATTTTTGTTGATGATAAACTAGTTGGGACTGTTTCGCGCTACTGGGTATGTAAAGAAACAAGATGGATGGAATTGGGAATTTGTATTTATGATAACAAATTTTGGAACTCTGGAATTGGAAAAGCTGCTATGCTACAGTGGATAGATCGGACATTTCAGGATTACTTGGAGTTGGAGCATCTTGGTTTAACAACTTGGTCAGGAAATTTTGGTATGATGAAATTGGCTGAAAAATTAAGAATGAAAAAAGAAGCTCATATTCCAAAAGTTCGTTATTATCAAGGTGTTTATTATGATAGTATTAAATACGGCATTTTGAGAGAAGAATGGGAGGAAGCAAATGGTCATCACTGTCAAACAGATGGAAACTCCTGAAGAGATAGAAGGCAAGTCCCTCGTTCATTGGCAAACGTGGAGAGAGGCTTATGATGACCTTTTACCCGCGGATTTTCAGGAGACGATGACATTAGAAAAATGTCGATTCTTTATTCAAAAATATCCAGAAAATACCTTGATTGCGATGGATGGAAAGAAGGTTGTTGGATTTATCAGCTATGGAAATTACCGTGATGAGACCATTCAAGCTGGTGAAATCATTGCCTTATATGTTTTAAAAGATTACTATGGAAAAGGTGTGAGTAAAAAGTTAATGCATGCTGCATTTGTTGCTCTTGATCAATTCTCTGAAATTTATTTATGGGTATTGAAAGATAATAAGCGAGCCATTGCTTTCTATCAAAAAATGGGTTTTACTTTTGATGGCCAAGAACAAATACTTAAACTTGGAAAACCTGTTAAGGAATTGCGGATGATATGTTCTTCAAATAAAAATTCCTAAAGGACCTATCTATCAATCTTTGAACCATTATTAATTAATCAAGTAAAAATATAAAAGAGATAGAATGAACCAAAGAGATGAAGGAGAAGACGAATGAAGATTCTAGTCATCAATGGGCATCCGGATAAGGAAAGTTACTGTCAGGCAATTTTTAAAACCATTGTCGAAACAATTGACTCAAATCGCCACGAGCTTAAAGTGATTAATCTCAATGAAGAGGACTTTGATCCGGTTCTTCGCTATGGCTACCGAAAGCGGATGGAGGAAGATTCCTTTATCCTTCGTTCTCAAGAATGGATCCAGTGGGCGGATCACCTGATCTTTGTCTATCCCATCTGGTGGAGTAGTATGCCTAGCCTTATGAAGGGCTGGATCGATCGGGTCTTTACACCGGGGATTGCTTACTCGGCCAATGACCAAGGAAACTTTATCTGGAATTACCTCAGAGGTAAGCAATTTAAGAAGTTGCTTAAAGGCAAAACAGCTAGTATCTATGCGACCTCCATGGCGCCTACTTGGTGGTACAAGATCTTTTCAGGCCCTCTCAACATTCCGGATAGTTATGGCATCTCTGTTTTGAAGAATGCCGTCTTGAACCACTGTGGGATTAAAACCAAGCGCGTCTGCATCTTAGGAGAAGTCGGCCGCGATGTGAATACCGCTAGCATGCGGGAACTGCATCTCAAAAAGGTCGCAGCAGAAGTGAAAAAACTCTGAGTAAATCCTTAACGTTAGGAAATGAGGGTAATGAAGCAGAAGAAAAATACTGTAAAGAAGGTCAACCATGAAAATAGAATAAAGAGTAAAAGAAGCTGGTTAGATCGCTTAAACCTGTGGCTTGAAAAGCATTCAGGTATTGGTATGCTTTTGGATTTTATCATGTTTTTAGCAATGGGAGCGGCCCTAGGTGTCTTTCTTTTTGACAATCATCTAATCCCAAGGACTTACCGTGATTTTAATTATCTATTTCCCTTATTTATGAATCTATATTTATTGCTAAATGGATTGTATTTTAATGTCTTTCGAGTGCAGAAAGAAGACCGAGCTTCCATTGAATTTTTCGCAACCGTCTTTTTGTACGTGAATGCAATTACGTCTGTTGTGCATATTGGGTTTGGGATCAAAGGACGACGTATGGGAGATTATATTCCAGCACTTTACACCTTGAATCTGAAATACATCTGGTTTCCTATCGTGACCTATGCGATCTTCTTTATTCTAGCGGCCTTGACCTTATTCATAATAAAATTGAGGAAAAAGAAGAGAAAGCAGGAATGATTAAACTCATAAAAGTATTTCAAATTATTTATATTCTTTTACTGACTTTCATGTTTGCCAACTTCCTATTAGGATTGTTTGGCTACGCATTTACTCCACTTCTTTGGAATCCCTGGCTGTATCTTGGAGCAGTGACGGCTTTTAGTCACATCTGGTATCACTTCTATCGAAATCATGCTCCAAATTGGAAGAATCTTGTTAGTGTTCTTTTGAGTCTCTTTGATATGGTGATTCTGGTATTTTTCATTGAGTTGATTTTTACCTTTGATGGCCAGGGTCCGGTTACGATTCACTCGGAATATTCGTTAAAAGAGGAGACCATTATCTTTGAGAGAGGCTTTCTTTTGGATATTTTTGATGAATACCATGAGCTGGTAAATCCCTTTGCGATGAAGAAAGAAGTAAAGAAAAAAGTTTATTTTGATTGATGTATTACATCATAGAAAGGAAATATATGTCACGTACAACGCCTACTACACTGTGCAATCTTTGCATGGTCGAAGATCTTGAAAATGGGAAAGTAGTCCTCCAATACCGCTCACCTGAAAAGACTCACTGGGCTGGCTATGCTTTTCCAGGTGGCCATATAGAAGAAGGAGAAAGTCTTGCAGAATCCGTCATTCGTGAAGTTTACGAAGAGACAGGACTGACAATTGCAGATCCAAAACTGGTCGCAGTCAAAGACTGGCCACAAGATGAGGGCGGCCGCTACATCGTCTTTTGCTACAAAGCGACAGAATTTACAGGCCAGCTAAGATCGTCTGAAGAAGGAGAAGTTTATTGGGTTGAGAAGGATCAATTAGAAAAGTTGGACTTGTCCTACGATATGCTTCCTCTGCTGGAAGTGATGGAAGACCCGGACTTGTCAGAGTTCTATTATCGCAAACGGACAGACGATGATTGGGAAAAATTAAGATTTTAAGGAAAGGGCTAGAGGTATCTAGCTTTTTTTGCTTGTAAGGTGAAAGAAGAAAGAATATTCCATTCGTGCTTGAATCTGCTCAGAAAAAGTACTATAGTATAAGCATAAAATACAATTGTAATCTTTTATACTGTGAATGGAAAGAAGGCAAGATATGAAATTACAATTTAGAATCCTTATAGGAATTTGCTTCTTGATCGGTGCCTTAGTCTTTGCCTTTCAAAAGGAATGGTTATACGCTTTGCTGTTGCTTTTAGTTGGGGCTTCTTACCTTTATAAAGGAGTGCATCGATGAAGAGTGAGTGTTTAAACATCAAGGGGCTAAATGTTTGGTATAAAAAAGACAAGCCCGTTATTAAAGACACGAATGTGCTTGTACCCAATCATTCTGTAGTAGGGTTGATTGGTCGAAATGGAGCAGGGAAGACAACCTTGCTAAAAGCCTTAAGTAGTGTCTTTGATCATCGGCAGTATGCAGTTGAGACTGTTACTATAGAAGACAAGGCGACCTCTTTTCATACGAATTTCTATAAGAGCCGTACTTATACAGTTTTTACTGAAAACAATAGTTTTTTAAACTGGGATTTTGTTCATTATTTTAATTTTGTCTGTCGTTTGTATCATCGAAAGAGGGATGAAACGTTATTGCAGGACCTGATCTCAGGCTTTCATTTTGAAGAATTTCTCAATACCGATATCGGTAGTTTGTCAACGGGAAATAAGAAGAAAGTCTTCCTGATCACAGCTTTTTATCTCAAACCTTCCCTCCTTATTTTGGACGAACCATTTGATGGCCTTGATTTTGATGCGACAGAATTTCTATATGGTTTACTATTGCAGTATAAAGAAGAAGGCGCTATTCTGATGAGTTCGCATATAGCAGAGAGTATCGTTCGAGTCTGTGATACAGCTTATACTATTGAAGATGGTCACCTAGACGCGATCGAATCGAATTTAGAAGATTGGTTTCATGACGTCAATCGTCAAAGGGGGTAGAGCATGCTACTAGCAATTTTTAGAGATTTGGTATCCAAAAATCGGCTCTTCTTGTTCTTGACTTCCTTAGCCTTTGCTCTTTATTACCATCTTGTTGGGGCCAAATTTTCTACGAGCTTTCAAGTTTTCTTGATCAGTACGGCTATTGTCACTGCTCTATCAACCTTTCAATTGTTGTATTCCTACTTTTCGATGGACAGGGTCCAGGCCTATTACCAGCTTCCGTTGTCTCTCAATCGTTTCAAAGGTTCTTTTCTGACAGTAACCTTTCTTCTTAATTTGCTGGAGCGCGTGCTGTTATTGATCCTCTTTTTGGGAGTCAAGTTAGACCTGCCACAATCCTTTAAGCTTGTCCTCCTATCTTTACTGGTGGTATTGAGTGTGTTTTATGTCTTTATCCAGTTCAATACACGGCCCAGTTTTCTAGGAGGGGTGCTCATTTTTGTAACGACTGTTCTTACAGTATCTTCTTTATGGGTCCAACAAGTGTCCTATATGATCTTACTGTCAGCCCTCCTTGCTGTCTTAATTTTTAAAAATGAGGACCTGGTCGCGATTTCAAAAAATGATCAGTTGCTCGTCGCAAAGAGAAGAAGTGGAAATTATTTTTGGATTTCCTTGTTTCAAGAGCGCTATTTTTCCATCAATTTTGTCTTTACCCTCATCTTCCTCCTTCTCATTCTGATACAGGATTATGATGCTCCTTTAAAAATCATCATTCTTTTAACGATGGCTTCTGTCAATACGCCATTAACCACCCTCATTTCCGCGGATAAAGATTTGATTGATCATGTTAAGTCCCTTCCTAAGAGTCGCTTCTTTTACTTGATGTATTACCGTGTATTGCTGACTTATTTCTTAGCTGTGAATCTATTTGTTGCTCTACTATTAAAAATGGTGGTCCTGCCTGACTTGGGGATTCTATTTTTACTAGGAGTCATGATTCTAGCAGTAGTGGAAGCTGTTTTGCACTTACTTATTGAAATCTATTTCCCTTTAAGAAAATGGAATTTAAAGAGGGAATGTTGGAAGCACCCACGAAAATACATTGTTCCTAGTATCGTCTTCTTACTTAGTTGGAGTCTCCTTTTCTGTTTCTAAGGAATTGCTCCTTCGCTTGTATCTATACCTTAATTGTAGTATGATAGAGGAGTTGAAAAGATGCTAGAAAAGGTGGCAAGTAATATGAAAGATTTTCACTTTGATGCAATTGCTGCATTTGAAAATTATGAAATCGAAAAGATGAGAGATGGCCATGTGGTGGTGACAACCAAGGTCGTGGAATCATCGCTCAATTATTATGGAAATGCGCACGGAGGCTATCTCTTTACCCTGTGTGACCAAGTCAGTGGGTTGGTCGTGGTTTCTCAAGGGGTCGATGGGGTAACCTTGCAATCCTCAATCAATTACTTGAAAGCAGGGCGTCTAGGTGATGTCCTCACGATCCATGGTGAATGTGTCCACAGTGGACGGACGACTCGAGTTGTGGATGTCGATATTACCAATCAAGACGGAGCCAATGTCTGCAAGGCAACCTTTACGATGTTTGTTACGGGAGTGAGAGATGAATCCGCACAAGTACGCATTTAAAAACTATATTTTTGATTTTTATGGAACCTTGGTCGACATCGAAACGGATGAGTCGAGTTCCCTTTTATGGGATACCATGGCTCAGATCTACCAATCCTACGGGGCAAGCTACACAGGAGAAGGCTTGCGACTGCGTTATAGAGAGTTGGTGCAACAAGCCGAAGAAGACTTGGCTAAGGAAAAACAAGTTGCCTACCCAGAGATTGATCTTACAGTTATCTTTGTGCAATTGTATTTAGAAGGCCATCCAAGCGGGAATAGTGTTGTCCACCTCAAAGAGTGGGGACGTTTGATTGCGCGGACTTTCCGTGTCCTTTCTCGCAAACGGTTGGAGCTTTATCCTCACACGAAAGAAGTATTAGAGGATATGAAAGCTGCAGGTTGCCGGATCTTTCTCTTATCCAATGCCCAAGCGGATTTTACCAATCCGGAGATTGATTTGGTTGGTTTGAGAGAACTTTTCCATGCCATTTACTTGTCATCTGATGCAGGTATTCGCAAACCTCAGCCAGAGTTTCTCTTGGAAGTGATGAAAGAACACCAGTTGAACCCTGAGAAAACGGTCATGGTGGGGAATGACTTTACGACAGATGTCGCCGTGGCCCAAAGTATCGGGATGGAGAGTATCTTGATCAATACCTTCCCATATTCTGATGTTGAACTTCGAGAGAAGAATCAAGCAGGTGTGCGCGTGATTCAAGATATTCGAGAATTACAGGAAGATTGAAAAATATCATCTATGTAGGGAGGCCAAGTCGCCTCCATTTTTCTTGAAAATGCTACAGTCGAGCAGGATTTGTCAAATTTTCGCTTTCATGGTATACTATGAAAGTTAATTTGAATAAGGAGATAAAAATGAATAACTTACCAAACTGTCCAAAATGTAACTCTGAATACGTCTATGAAGATGGAGCGCTCTTGGTGTGCCCAGAGTGTGCGTATGAATGGAACCCAGCTGAGGTCGTAGAAGAAGAAGGTGTTGTAGCCATCGACGCGAATGGAAATAAATTGGCTGATGGCGATACAGTGACCTTGATCAAAGATTTGAAAGTCAAGGGTGCACCGAAAGATTTGAAACAAGGTACGCGTGTGAAAAACATCCGTATCGTGGAAGGAGACCACAACATCGATTGTAAAATTGATGGCTTTGGCGCAATGAAACTCAAATCAGAATTTGTGAAGAAAATCTAAAGATAAGAGGAAGGGCCTAGCCCCTTTTCTTTCAGGAGAATGCTATGAAATTCAAACTATTATTTAGCTATCGTTTTCTATTGTTTATCTTAAGTGTGCTCGGAGTTTATCTGCAACTGACCAAGCATGGTGGCTTTGGCATGATGCTCTATTACACCATTTTATCCAACATGTTGGTCATGTTCTTCATGGGAGATATGGTTTGGCGCATGGTTCGAGGTCGTTCGACCCAGACTCAGGGCTACCTTCGTATGAAAGGCGCAGTTACCATGTCCATTATGATTACCTGTGTCATCTACCACTTTATGTTGGCGCCTATTGCGACACCAGAGAAGTTTTATCGTTTGGAAAACTTCCTCTGTCATTACATCGTTCCTTTGATGTTCTTCTTTGATACTCTAGTGATTGATAAAGCCAAGCAATACCGTAAGCTCGATCCCTTCCTTTGGACCTCGATTCCCCTGGCTTACATGCTCTTTGCCCTTCTCAATGGATTGGTCTTGAAGTGGCCAATTCCAGGTGCAAAAGATAGTCCCTTTGCCTATTTCTTTATCAATGTGAATAAATACGGCTGGGCCTTTGTTGGCAAATGGGTGGTGAT of Streptococcus sp. S5 contains these proteins:
- a CDS encoding Pr6Pr family membrane protein, with the translated sequence MKFKLLFSYRFLLFILSVLGVYLQLTKHGGFGMMLYYTILSNMLVMFFMGDMVWRMVRGRSTQTQGYLRMKGAVTMSIMITCVIYHFMLAPIATPEKFYRLENFLCHYIVPLMFFFDTLVIDKAKQYRKLDPFLWTSIPLAYMLFALLNGLVLKWPIPGAKDSPFAYFFINVNKYGWAFVGKWVVIIFIAYLLAGYVLYGIKNIKRKSAVSE
- a CDS encoding PaaI family thioesterase, whose product is MKDFHFDAIAAFENYEIEKMRDGHVVVTTKVVESSLNYYGNAHGGYLFTLCDQVSGLVVVSQGVDGVTLQSSINYLKAGRLGDVLTIHGECVHSGRTTRVVDVDITNQDGANVCKATFTMFVTGVRDESAQVRI
- a CDS encoding GNAT family N-acetyltransferase, with protein sequence MVITVKQMETPEEIEGKSLVHWQTWREAYDDLLPADFQETMTLEKCRFFIQKYPENTLIAMDGKKVVGFISYGNYRDETIQAGEIIALYVLKDYYGKGVSKKLMHAAFVALDQFSEIYLWVLKDNKRAIAFYQKMGFTFDGQEQILKLGKPVKELRMICSSNKNS
- a CDS encoding zinc ribbon domain-containing protein YjdM, with product MNNLPNCPKCNSEYVYEDGALLVCPECAYEWNPAEVVEEEGVVAIDANGNKLADGDTVTLIKDLKVKGAPKDLKQGTRVKNIRIVEGDHNIDCKIDGFGAMKLKSEFVKKI
- the uvrB gene encoding excinuclease ABC subunit UvrB, encoding MINRITDNKFKLVSKYQPSGDQPQAIEQLVDNIEGGEKAQILMGATGTGKTYTMSQVIAQVNKPTLVIAHNKTLAGQLYGEFKEFFPENAVEYFVSYYDYYQPEAYVPSSDTYIEKDSSVNDEIDKLRHSATSALLERNDVIVVASVSCIYGLGSPKEYADSVVSLRPGLEISRDKLLNDLVDIQFERNDIDFQRGKFRVRGDVVEIFPASRDEHAFRVEFFGDEIDRIREVEALTGQVLGEVDHLAIFPATHFVTNDDHMEVAIAKIQAELEEQLKVFEKEGKLLEAQRLKQRTEYDIEMLREMGYTNGVENYSRHMDGRSEGEPPYTLLDFFPEDFLIMIDESHMTMGQIKGMYNGDRSRKEMLVNYGFRLPSALDNRPLRREEFESHVHQIVYVSATPGDYEMEQTDTIIEQIIRPTGLLDPEVEVRPTMGQMDDLLGEINARVERGERTFVTTLTKKMAEDLTDYFKEMGVKVKYMHSDIKTLERTEIIRDLRLGVFDVLVGINLLREGIDVPEVSLVAILDADKEGFLRNERGLIQTIGRAARNSEGHVIMYADTMTQSMQRAIDETARRRQIQMAYNEEHGIVPQTIKKEIRDLISVTKAVAKEEDKEVDITSLNRQERKELVKKLQGQMQEAVEVLDFELAAQIRDMMLEVKALD
- a CDS encoding HAD family hydrolase gives rise to the protein MNPHKYAFKNYIFDFYGTLVDIETDESSSLLWDTMAQIYQSYGASYTGEGLRLRYRELVQQAEEDLAKEKQVAYPEIDLTVIFVQLYLEGHPSGNSVVHLKEWGRLIARTFRVLSRKRLELYPHTKEVLEDMKAAGCRIFLLSNAQADFTNPEIDLVGLRELFHAIYLSSDAGIRKPQPEFLLEVMKEHQLNPEKTVMVGNDFTTDVAVAQSIGMESILINTFPYSDVELREKNQAGVRVIQDIRELQED
- a CDS encoding NAD(P)H-dependent oxidoreductase → MKILVINGHPDKESYCQAIFKTIVETIDSNRHELKVINLNEEDFDPVLRYGYRKRMEEDSFILRSQEWIQWADHLIFVYPIWWSSMPSLMKGWIDRVFTPGIAYSANDQGNFIWNYLRGKQFKKLLKGKTASIYATSMAPTWWYKIFSGPLNIPDSYGISVLKNAVLNHCGIKTKRVCILGEVGRDVNTASMRELHLKKVAAEVKKL
- a CDS encoding GNAT family N-acetyltransferase, whose product is MIDLRKLIEEDLVPLWEIAYSQSNPIWKQYDAPYYDDYQYFPNFQEFKLQKLESTLNNSNRLGIFVDDKLVGTVSRYWVCKETRWMELGICIYDNKFWNSGIGKAAMLQWIDRTFQDYLELEHLGLTTWSGNFGMMKLAEKLRMKKEAHIPKVRYYQGVYYDSIKYGILREEWEEANGHHCQTDGNS
- a CDS encoding 8-oxo-dGTP diphosphatase, whose product is MSRTTPTTLCNLCMVEDLENGKVVLQYRSPEKTHWAGYAFPGGHIEEGESLAESVIREVYEETGLTIADPKLVAVKDWPQDEGGRYIVFCYKATEFTGQLRSSEEGEVYWVEKDQLEKLDLSYDMLPLLEVMEDPDLSEFYYRKRTDDDWEKLRF
- a CDS encoding ABC transporter ATP-binding protein, producing MKSECLNIKGLNVWYKKDKPVIKDTNVLVPNHSVVGLIGRNGAGKTTLLKALSSVFDHRQYAVETVTIEDKATSFHTNFYKSRTYTVFTENNSFLNWDFVHYFNFVCRLYHRKRDETLLQDLISGFHFEEFLNTDIGSLSTGNKKKVFLITAFYLKPSLLILDEPFDGLDFDATEFLYGLLLQYKEEGAILMSSHIAESIVRVCDTAYTIEDGHLDAIESNLEDWFHDVNRQRG